From the Primulina tabacum isolate GXHZ01 chromosome 15, ASM2559414v2, whole genome shotgun sequence genome, one window contains:
- the LOC142527732 gene encoding uncharacterized protein LOC142527732, which produces MESSSNSVISLRPLDPYLDADAFMEWYSDDSVSKFCSWDTFTSKEAVIDHVINTVTPHPWHKAICISDRPVGSISVTPFPGDNGRRAEIGYMLGSAYWGKGIASQAVKMAANTVFVEWGHLERLEAVVDVENPASQRVLEKVGFTREGVLRKYYTLKGRPRDAVMFSLLSTDPQVNYFMDT; this is translated from the coding sequence ATGGAAAGCAGTTCAAATTCCGTCATCTCACTCCGGCCACTGGATCCATATCTCGACGCCGACGCCTTCATGGAATGGTACTCCGACGACAGTGTCAGCAAATTCTGCTCGTGGGACACCTTCACTTCCAAAGAAGCTGTCATTGATCACGTGATAAACACAGTAACCCCCCACCCATGGCACAAGGCCATATGCATCTCGGACCGGCCCGTCGGGTCAATATCCGTGACGCCATTTCCTGGAGATAATGGACGCCGGGCCGAAATCGGGTACATGCTGGGTTCTGCCTACTGGGGAAAAGGGATCGCGAGTCAAGCGGTGAAAATGGCGGCGAACACGGTGTTCGTGGAATGGGGCCACCTGGAGCGGCTGGAGGCGGTGGTGGACGTGGAAAACCCGGCGTCCCAGCGGGTTTTAGAGAAGGTCGGGTTTACGAGAGAAGGTGTTCTGAGGAAGTATTACACGCTTAAAGGAAGACCAAGAGATGCTGTCATGTTTAGCCTTTTGTCAACTGATCCCCAAGTCAACTACTTCATGGATAcctga
- the LOC142527733 gene encoding uncharacterized protein LOC142527733, with amino-acid sequence MNYTSRMTLRPFDLSDVDDFLKWASDGKVTRYLRWDTITSREEALRYIKEVAISHPWRQSICIDNRSIGYVSIKPESGSDRHRAHVGFAIGYEYWGQGIMTEAIRMAIPCVFEKFPFLVRLEALVEEENLGSQRVLEKVGFTREGFLRKYGFNKGEIRDMFVYSFLSADKVGQ; translated from the coding sequence atgaattatacctcgAGGATGACTCTTAGACCCTTCGACCTTTCTGATGTTGACGACTTTCTCAAATGGGCGAGTGATGGTAAGGTGACACGTTACTTGAGATGGGACACCATAACCTCTAGAGAAGAAGCCTTGAGATATATCAAGGAAGTTGCTATTTCACATCCATGGCGTCAATCCATTTGCATAGACAATCGTTCCATTGGCTATGTCTCCATCAAGCCTGAGTCCGGGAGTGATCGACACCGTGCCCACGTGGGGTTTGCCATTGGATACGAGTATTGGGGACAAGGAATTATGACCGAAGCTATAAGAATGGCGATTCCCTGTGTTTTTGAAAAGTTTCCATTTTTAGTAAGGTTGGAGGCGTTGGTGGAGGAGGAGAATCTAGGGTCTCAGCGGGTGTTGGAAAAAGTTGGTTTTACAAGGGAAGGTTTTTTGAGGAAGTACGGATTTAACAAAGGTGAGATTAGAGACATGTTTGTTTATAGTTTCTTGTCTGCAGATAAAGTCGGCCAGTAG